In Kitasatospora sp. NBC_00240, the following are encoded in one genomic region:
- a CDS encoding 3-oxoacyl-[acyl-carrier-protein] synthase III C-terminal domain-containing protein — protein sequence MTALLAVADHLPTGRTPIEDLAEEFGLSPMQIKIFRRYHKLGEVARDPHGTLLDLLRGAVAGLPALRGREHQVRYVLHARTLPTVVPYPHNPVQELCRELGLDRATVFAVGHHACASGLLAIDAAGRLLAADGDRDGLALVLAGEKAFTPEAGIVPDTSFFGEGASACLVAPTGERDRVLSYAADLRGEFDSDEPERALEFQRIYADALAEAILAAVGRAGLTMEAIGVILPHNVNNVAWHQVCRTLGYPRERVVLDNVATAGHVFCADNLVNHRTARERGLLRPGQPYVMAAAGAGRGATFSAMVLQH from the coding sequence GTGACGGCGCTGCTGGCGGTGGCCGACCACCTGCCGACCGGCCGGACGCCGATCGAGGACCTGGCCGAGGAGTTCGGGCTGTCCCCGATGCAGATCAAGATCTTCCGCCGCTACCACAAGCTCGGCGAGGTGGCCCGCGACCCGCACGGCACCCTGCTCGACCTGCTGCGCGGCGCGGTCGCCGGCCTGCCCGCCCTGCGCGGCCGGGAGCACCAGGTCCGCTACGTGCTGCACGCCCGGACCCTGCCGACCGTGGTGCCCTACCCGCACAACCCCGTCCAGGAACTCTGCCGGGAGCTGGGCCTCGACCGGGCGACCGTGTTCGCGGTCGGCCACCACGCCTGCGCCTCGGGCCTGCTGGCCATCGACGCGGCGGGCCGGCTGCTCGCCGCCGACGGCGATCGGGACGGCCTCGCCCTGGTCCTGGCCGGGGAGAAGGCCTTCACCCCCGAGGCCGGGATCGTCCCGGACACCTCCTTCTTCGGCGAGGGCGCCTCGGCCTGCCTGGTCGCCCCCACCGGGGAGCGCGACCGGGTGCTGTCCTACGCGGCCGACCTCAGGGGCGAGTTCGACAGTGACGAGCCGGAGCGGGCCCTGGAGTTCCAGCGGATCTACGCCGACGCGCTGGCCGAGGCGATCCTCGCCGCCGTCGGACGGGCCGGCCTGACCATGGAGGCGATCGGGGTGATCCTGCCCCACAACGTCAACAACGTCGCCTGGCACCAGGTCTGCCGCACCCTCGGCTACCCCCGTGAGCGGGTCGTGCTCGACAACGTGGCGACCGCCGGGCACGTCTTCTGCGCGGACAACCTCGTCAACCACCGCACCGCGCGGGAGCGGGGGCTGCTCCGGCCGGGCCAGCCCTATGTGATGGCCGCCGCGGGCGCCGGACGCGGCGCCACCTTCTCCGCCATGGTCCTCCAGCACTGA
- a CDS encoding phosphopantetheine-binding protein: MTERDTALPTIDPALREQLVDDICALLPQVLKREVTGATAATTLMEALGMSSTSGLELILELEEHLDVEISVEELGRHDFATVGSLADYVAQNLIPEA, translated from the coding sequence ATGACCGAGCGGGACACCGCCCTCCCGACCATCGACCCCGCTCTGCGCGAGCAACTGGTCGACGACATCTGCGCCCTGCTCCCGCAGGTGCTCAAGCGCGAGGTGACCGGGGCCACCGCCGCGACCACGCTGATGGAGGCCCTCGGCATGAGCTCGACCAGCGGCCTCGAACTCATCCTGGAGCTGGAGGAGCACCTGGACGTGGAGATCAGCGTCGAGGAGCTGGGCCGGCACGACTTCGCCACGGTCGGCTCCCTGGCCGACTACGTCGCCCAGAACCTGATCCCGGAGGCGTGA
- a CDS encoding alpha-hydroxy acid oxidase produces the protein MTAPVEAPGPATVPWDPPPPAPSPDLPPVLRIEDYRHRARRRLDAQVWDFVEGGAGAERTVRANRRAFARVTLRPRVLVDVAACDTGTDILGARLATPVGVAPTAYHRLLHPDGEVATAHGAGAAGALYVVSVFASRTLEEIAAAAAGPLWLQLYWLRRREVLAGLVERAAAAGYRALVLTVDAPQLGRRHRDARNGFAVPSGISAVNLDPALMASAHRADAGRSALAVHTAEAVDPSVTWADLAWLRGRSELPLVLKGILTAEDAVLAVQHGADAIVVSNHGGRQLDGAAASLDALAEVVDAVGAAGPPVLFDGGVRSGTDAFAALALGARAVLLGRPVLWGLAADGAAGVAGVLGLATEELAHTMALTGRPDLSAVDRPAVARTTAPGTAPSTAPGTAPSTAPGTAPGTAPSTAPGTGR, from the coding sequence GTGACCGCGCCCGTCGAAGCCCCCGGTCCGGCCACCGTCCCCTGGGACCCCCCACCGCCGGCCCCCTCCCCGGACCTCCCGCCCGTGCTCCGCATCGAGGACTACCGGCACCGGGCGCGGCGCCGACTCGACGCCCAGGTCTGGGACTTCGTCGAAGGCGGAGCCGGCGCCGAGCGCACCGTCCGGGCCAACCGGCGCGCCTTCGCCCGCGTGACGCTGCGGCCTCGGGTGCTGGTCGACGTCGCCGCCTGCGACACCGGGACGGACATCCTCGGTGCCCGGCTGGCCACCCCCGTGGGCGTCGCGCCCACCGCCTACCACCGGCTGCTGCACCCCGACGGCGAAGTCGCCACCGCCCACGGCGCAGGGGCGGCCGGCGCGCTCTACGTGGTCAGCGTCTTCGCCAGCCGCACGCTGGAGGAGATCGCCGCAGCGGCCGCCGGACCGCTGTGGCTCCAGCTCTACTGGCTGCGCCGCCGCGAGGTGCTGGCCGGCCTGGTGGAGCGGGCCGCCGCGGCCGGCTACCGCGCCCTCGTCCTCACGGTGGACGCGCCGCAGCTGGGACGGCGCCACCGGGATGCGCGCAACGGCTTCGCCGTCCCGTCCGGCATCTCCGCGGTCAACCTCGACCCGGCGCTGATGGCCTCCGCCCACCGCGCGGACGCCGGTCGCTCCGCGCTGGCGGTGCACACGGCGGAGGCCGTCGATCCGTCGGTGACCTGGGCCGACCTGGCGTGGCTGCGCGGGCGCAGCGAGCTGCCGCTGGTCCTGAAGGGCATTCTCACCGCCGAGGACGCCGTACTCGCGGTGCAGCACGGGGCCGACGCGATCGTGGTCTCCAACCACGGCGGCCGGCAGCTCGACGGCGCGGCGGCGAGCCTGGACGCCCTGGCGGAGGTGGTGGACGCGGTCGGGGCCGCCGGCCCGCCGGTGCTGTTCGACGGCGGCGTCCGCAGCGGCACCGACGCCTTCGCGGCGCTCGCGCTGGGGGCGCGGGCCGTCCTGCTCGGCCGCCCGGTCCTCTGGGGGCTGGCCGCGGACGGCGCCGCCGGGGTGGCCGGGGTGCTGGGCCTGGCCACCGAGGAACTCGCCCACACCATGGCACTCACCGGACGACCGGACCTGTCGGCCGTCGACCGGCCCGCGGTCGCCCGCACCACAGCCCCAGGCACGGCCCCGAGCACAGCACCGGGCACGGCCCCGAGCACAGCCCCAGGCACAGCCCCAGGCACAGCCCCGAGCACAGCCCCGGGCACAGGACGATGA
- a CDS encoding PLP-dependent aminotransferase family protein, whose amino-acid sequence MATVLAREDLHASVSDPASASMNFLNEVSARFPDAVPLAAGRPHEGFHSTDDLDRYLRTYLAHLADLGLDADQRERQLLQYGRTNGHLGPLIARMLLLDEGIEVPAQAVMVTTGAQEAMVVALRGLCAGPGDVVLAVEPCYVGFTGAARLLGIEVMPVPETADGLDPETVLAVARAVRVGGRRPRALYLVPNFANPSGVSMPVPARRRLLEVAAEADLLLLEDDPYGLFGLDDEPRPSLKALDTEQRVVHLGSFAKSFFPGARIGFLVADQTVTDGQGRRTLLAEELSTVKSLLTVNTSPVAQALVGGFLVESGCSIRTAVKEKTAFYRRNLRTLLAALERSFADEPRVRWNAPAGGFFAVVEVPMTADETLLEISGRDYGVLWTPMSFFHSGDGGRRALRLSCSALEPEQIEEGVRRLARLVRERADAPGPPGPGRAPATAAPADTRVPG is encoded by the coding sequence ATGGCGACAGTACTGGCACGCGAGGACCTGCACGCCTCGGTGTCCGATCCGGCGTCCGCGTCGATGAACTTCCTGAACGAGGTCTCGGCGCGGTTCCCCGACGCCGTCCCGCTGGCGGCGGGACGCCCCCACGAGGGCTTCCACAGCACCGACGACCTCGACCGCTACCTGCGCACCTACCTCGCCCACCTGGCGGATCTCGGCCTCGACGCGGACCAGCGGGAGCGCCAACTCCTCCAGTACGGCCGGACCAACGGTCACCTCGGCCCGCTGATCGCCCGGATGCTGCTCCTGGACGAGGGGATCGAGGTGCCCGCGCAGGCCGTGATGGTCACCACCGGCGCGCAGGAGGCCATGGTCGTCGCGCTGCGCGGGCTGTGCGCGGGGCCCGGCGACGTGGTGCTCGCCGTCGAACCCTGCTACGTCGGGTTCACCGGGGCGGCGAGGCTGCTCGGCATCGAGGTGATGCCGGTGCCCGAGACGGCGGACGGCCTCGACCCGGAGACCGTGCTCGCCGTCGCCCGCGCCGTCCGGGTCGGCGGCCGCCGTCCGCGCGCCCTCTACCTGGTGCCGAACTTCGCCAACCCGTCCGGGGTCTCGATGCCCGTGCCGGCCCGGCGGCGGCTGCTGGAGGTGGCGGCCGAGGCGGACCTGCTGCTCCTGGAGGACGACCCGTACGGGCTGTTCGGGCTCGACGACGAACCCCGGCCCAGCCTCAAGGCGCTGGACACCGAGCAGCGGGTCGTCCACCTCGGCTCCTTCGCCAAGTCCTTCTTCCCGGGCGCCAGGATCGGGTTCCTGGTCGCCGACCAGACGGTGACCGACGGCCAGGGCCGGCGCACGCTGCTCGCGGAGGAGCTGTCCACGGTGAAGAGCCTGCTCACGGTGAACACCTCGCCGGTCGCGCAGGCCCTGGTCGGCGGCTTCCTGGTCGAGTCCGGGTGCAGCATCAGGACGGCGGTCAAGGAGAAGACCGCGTTCTACCGCCGCAACCTGCGGACCTTGCTGGCGGCTCTGGAGCGCTCCTTCGCCGACGAGCCGAGGGTTCGCTGGAACGCGCCGGCCGGCGGCTTCTTCGCGGTGGTCGAGGTGCCGATGACCGCCGACGAGACCCTGCTGGAGATCTCCGGCCGGGACTACGGGGTGCTCTGGACCCCGATGAGCTTCTTCCACTCCGGTGACGGGGGCCGGCGCGCCCTCCGGCTGTCCTGCAGCGCCCTGGAACCCGAGCAGATCGAGGAGGGCGTGCGCCGGCTCGCCCGACTGGTCAGGGAGCGGGCGGACGCACCGGGCCCGCCGGGGCCGGGAAGGGCGCCGGCGACCGCCGCCCCCGCGGACACCCGGGTGCCCGGATGA
- a CDS encoding 4'-phosphopantetheinyl transferase superfamily protein, which yields MTGEPDTVQLWLVPDQQPGPAPADLLAVLDPEERARAAAYLSADARRRFVLAHGAVRHIVAGRLGVAPQEIRWRRGPHGKPELAGRYTGAEVNLSHSGAMAMVALSASRRVGVDVQRVLPRLDATGMPERWFLPEEACFVRAAADPDSRAERFAGLWARKEALVKAHGGRLTQGLRIPLLDSGTVTGGNPVDAWSHDYRVADVPAPEGYRAAVALSGTEAFLVSVDRWTWPGRTSPAPTGPLARRPAAPPLPCTAPPPVRPAGC from the coding sequence ATGACCGGCGAACCGGACACGGTCCAGCTGTGGCTGGTGCCCGACCAGCAGCCCGGTCCGGCCCCCGCGGACCTGCTCGCCGTGCTCGACCCGGAGGAACGGGCACGCGCGGCGGCCTACCTGTCGGCCGACGCCCGCCGCCGGTTCGTCCTCGCGCACGGCGCGGTCCGCCACATCGTCGCCGGCCGGCTCGGGGTGGCGCCGCAGGAGATCCGCTGGCGCCGGGGCCCGCACGGCAAGCCGGAACTGGCCGGCCGGTACACCGGGGCCGAGGTCAACCTCTCCCATTCCGGCGCCATGGCCATGGTCGCGCTCTCGGCGTCACGGCGGGTCGGGGTGGACGTCCAACGGGTGCTGCCACGGCTGGACGCCACCGGGATGCCGGAGCGCTGGTTCCTGCCCGAGGAGGCATGTTTCGTGCGGGCCGCGGCGGACCCGGACAGCCGGGCCGAGCGCTTCGCCGGTCTGTGGGCCCGCAAGGAGGCCCTGGTGAAGGCGCACGGCGGCCGGCTGACCCAGGGGTTGCGGATCCCGTTGCTCGACAGCGGCACCGTGACCGGCGGGAACCCCGTCGACGCCTGGTCGCACGACTACCGCGTCGCCGACGTGCCCGCGCCCGAGGGTTACCGGGCGGCCGTCGCGCTCTCCGGTACCGAGGCCTTCCTGGTGAGCGTGGACCGGTGGACCTGGCCCGGGCGGACCTCCCCGGCACCCACCGGACCCCTCGCCCGTCGCCCGGCGGCCCCGCCACTGCCCTGCACCGCCCCGCCGCCTGTCCGACCGGCCGGCTGCTGA
- a CDS encoding alpha/beta hydrolase encodes MPLHPQLQTLRDQRARSGAAPLYSLSVEEARAADLASIRAAAGSPRSLHKVTDLRIPGPGGELAVRVYRPSAARPLPALLYYFGGGWTLGSIDTADGLCRDLAAEAGCLVVTVGYRLAPEHPFPAAVHDCHAALRWVADHAEELGADPARLAVGGDSAGGNLAAAVTLLARADGDLALAGQVLVYPNTDQLADDASMRDNADPWQFNHHSVDWYRRQYLTTPGDAEHPLASPLRAADLGGLPPALVVTAEYDPLRDQGEAYAARLAAAGVPVELTRYPGMAHGFFTMTGTVGAAVAAGRQAARFLRDRFAPS; translated from the coding sequence ATGCCCCTGCACCCACAGCTCCAGACCCTGCGCGACCAGCGCGCCCGCAGCGGCGCGGCCCCCCTCTACAGCCTGTCGGTGGAGGAAGCCCGAGCCGCCGACCTGGCCTCGATCCGGGCCGCCGCCGGCAGCCCCCGCTCCCTGCACAAGGTGACGGACCTCCGCATCCCCGGGCCCGGGGGCGAGCTGGCGGTCCGGGTCTACCGGCCGAGCGCCGCCCGGCCGCTGCCCGCGCTGCTCTACTACTTCGGCGGCGGCTGGACCCTCGGCAGCATCGACACCGCCGACGGGCTCTGCCGCGACCTGGCCGCCGAGGCCGGCTGCCTCGTGGTCACCGTCGGCTACCGGCTCGCGCCCGAGCACCCGTTCCCGGCGGCGGTGCACGACTGCCACGCGGCCCTCCGCTGGGTCGCCGACCACGCCGAGGAACTGGGCGCCGACCCGGCCCGGCTCGCGGTCGGCGGCGACAGCGCCGGTGGCAACCTCGCGGCCGCGGTGACCCTGCTCGCCCGGGCCGACGGTGACCTCGCCCTGGCCGGGCAGGTGCTGGTCTACCCCAACACGGACCAGCTGGCCGACGACGCGTCGATGCGCGACAACGCCGACCCGTGGCAGTTCAACCACCACTCGGTGGACTGGTACCGACGTCAGTACCTGACCACCCCGGGGGACGCCGAGCATCCGCTGGCCTCACCCCTGCGGGCCGCCGACCTGGGCGGCCTGCCCCCGGCCCTGGTCGTCACCGCCGAGTACGATCCGCTGCGCGACCAGGGCGAGGCGTACGCGGCCCGGCTCGCCGCCGCCGGGGTGCCGGTGGAACTCACCCGCTACCCCGGCATGGCCCACGGCTTCTTCACCATGACCGGCACCGTCGGCGCCGCCGTCGCCGCCGGCCGCCAGGCGGCCCGCTTCCTGCGGGACCGCTTCGCGCCGTCCTGA
- a CDS encoding DUF1152 domain-containing protein: MKRLVVAAGGGGDVIAATMLRTALFGPAAPALVLTYSWERLTVDPLPGPRGRSDFTGLAVPLPGLELVTGRTIPVAPAGSSLPRLARELGAPLGLLDPYEGAVGLARTLTAAAAYCGAARIEVVDVGGDIVAAGDEPTLRSPLGDALVLAACARTGLPTDVHVAGPGLDREVPEAELFARLPPAAFTLGADAVAPVRPVFDWHPSEASAMLAAAARGVRGLCGIRDVPEPLRLDARSAGVHRLSLSQALARSPLARLLTDCRNLAEAELASVEVCGFSEIARERVRAAAPAESAPDDAEFPVPSEAGPADVVARHARWQAELAGRGLTLVTRRRLVEGLALDRAGDLLLRARLGADPAQNAAPLWRVPGRAHLRG, from the coding sequence ATGAAGCGACTTGTTGTTGCGGCCGGCGGTGGGGGCGACGTCATCGCCGCCACCATGCTGCGGACCGCGCTGTTCGGGCCCGCCGCGCCGGCCCTGGTGCTGACCTACTCCTGGGAGCGGCTGACCGTCGACCCGCTGCCCGGCCCGCGCGGGCGCTCCGACTTCACCGGGCTGGCCGTCCCGCTGCCCGGGTTGGAGCTGGTCACCGGCCGCACCATCCCGGTCGCCCCGGCCGGCTCCTCGCTGCCCCGGCTGGCCCGTGAGTTGGGCGCACCGCTCGGCCTGCTCGACCCGTACGAGGGCGCCGTCGGCCTGGCCCGCACCCTCACGGCCGCCGCCGCGTACTGCGGGGCCGCCCGGATCGAGGTGGTCGACGTCGGCGGGGACATCGTCGCGGCCGGTGACGAGCCCACCCTGCGCAGCCCGTTGGGCGACGCACTGGTGCTCGCCGCCTGCGCGCGCACCGGCCTGCCCACGGACGTCCACGTCGCGGGCCCCGGGCTGGACCGCGAGGTGCCCGAGGCCGAGCTGTTCGCCCGCCTGCCGCCGGCGGCGTTCACCCTGGGCGCCGACGCGGTGGCCCCGGTGCGACCGGTCTTCGACTGGCACCCCTCGGAGGCCAGCGCGATGCTGGCCGCCGCCGCCCGCGGCGTGCGCGGCCTGTGCGGCATCCGGGACGTCCCCGAGCCCCTGCGGCTGGACGCGCGCAGCGCCGGCGTGCACCGGCTGTCCCTCTCCCAGGCGCTCGCCCGCAGTCCGCTGGCCCGTCTGCTCACCGACTGCCGCAACCTGGCCGAGGCCGAGCTGGCCAGCGTCGAGGTCTGCGGCTTCTCGGAGATCGCCCGGGAGCGGGTGCGGGCCGCCGCACCGGCCGAATCCGCACCGGACGACGCCGAGTTCCCCGTTCCGTCCGAGGCCGGCCCCGCCGACGTGGTGGCCCGGCACGCCCGCTGGCAGGCCGAACTCGCCGGCCGGGGGCTCACCCTGGTCACCCGGCGCCGCCTGGTCGAGGGGCTGGCACTCGACCGGGCGGGGGACCTCCTGCTGCGCGCCCGCCTCGGCGCCGACCCGGCCCAGAACGCGGCGCCGCTCTGGCGGGTACCCGGGCGGGCTCACCTGCGGGGCTGA
- a CDS encoding STM4012 family radical SAM protein, with the protein MSPSTPVPLTLLPTGLSAPADASPGTPYKQYVYAYPHQKAYRRLESGPRLSELWAGERLDALSLYVHVPFCEMRCGFCNLFTRTGAPEEITTAFLGALERQARAGREALEAQGREIRFALAAFGGGTPTYLTAAELSRLCDLCEDVMGADLRAVPWSVETSPATATADRLAVLAERGATRLSIGVQTFLEDEAKAAVRPQKRAEVDAALTLLKEAAFPILNIDLIYGIQGQTEHSFRKSLDAALSWEPEEIYLYPLYVRPLTGLADRHRESAESWDAQRLRLYRFGRDTLLAAGYEQTSMRVFRRVGTAAVEAADASGISEYNQQAGMVGLGVGARSFTTDLHYTTDYAVAVPEVRRIIDDYIATPAEDFRHARWAFRMDDDERRRMYLLQTLLESGGTSVRQYRERFGAAPGEHFPAQFAELSARGWTVQDGTGTLRLTPEGMAWADAIGPLFFSARVNEAMDAYQDR; encoded by the coding sequence ATGAGCCCTTCGACACCGGTCCCCCTGACCTTGCTGCCCACCGGCCTGTCCGCCCCCGCCGACGCGTCGCCCGGCACGCCGTACAAGCAGTACGTGTACGCCTATCCGCATCAGAAGGCGTACCGCCGGCTGGAGTCCGGCCCGCGGCTCAGCGAATTGTGGGCGGGGGAGCGGCTGGACGCGCTCTCGCTCTACGTCCATGTGCCGTTCTGCGAGATGCGCTGCGGTTTCTGCAACCTCTTCACCCGGACCGGCGCCCCCGAGGAGATCACCACGGCGTTCCTCGGCGCCCTCGAACGGCAGGCCCGGGCGGGCCGCGAGGCACTGGAGGCGCAGGGCCGGGAGATCCGCTTCGCCCTGGCGGCGTTCGGCGGCGGCACCCCGACGTACCTGACCGCGGCCGAGCTTTCCCGGCTCTGCGACCTCTGCGAGGACGTGATGGGCGCCGACCTGCGGGCCGTCCCCTGGTCGGTGGAGACCTCGCCGGCCACCGCCACCGCCGACCGCCTGGCCGTGCTCGCCGAGCGCGGCGCGACCCGGCTCAGCATCGGCGTGCAGACCTTCCTGGAGGACGAGGCGAAGGCGGCCGTCCGCCCGCAGAAGCGCGCGGAGGTCGACGCGGCGCTGACCCTGCTCAAGGAGGCCGCCTTCCCGATCCTCAACATCGACCTGATCTACGGGATCCAGGGCCAGACCGAGCACAGCTTCCGGAAGTCCCTGGACGCCGCACTGAGTTGGGAGCCCGAGGAGATCTACCTCTACCCGCTGTACGTCCGCCCGCTCACCGGACTCGCCGACCGGCACCGGGAGAGCGCCGAGAGCTGGGACGCCCAGCGCCTGCGGCTCTACCGGTTCGGGCGGGACACCCTGCTGGCGGCCGGGTACGAACAGACCTCGATGCGGGTCTTCCGGCGGGTCGGCACGGCGGCCGTCGAAGCGGCGGACGCCAGCGGCATCAGCGAGTACAACCAGCAGGCCGGCATGGTCGGCCTCGGCGTGGGCGCCCGCTCCTTCACCACCGACCTGCACTACACCACGGACTACGCGGTCGCCGTGCCCGAGGTCCGCCGGATCATCGACGACTACATCGCCACCCCGGCCGAGGACTTCCGCCACGCCCGCTGGGCGTTCCGGATGGACGACGACGAGCGCCGGCGGATGTACCTGCTGCAGACCCTGCTGGAGAGCGGCGGGACGTCCGTCCGGCAGTACCGCGAGCGGTTCGGCGCCGCACCCGGGGAGCACTTCCCCGCCCAGTTCGCCGAGCTGTCCGCCCGTGGGTGGACGGTGCAGGACGGCACGGGGACGCTACGACTGACCCCGGAGGGGATGGCCTGGGCCGACGCGATCGGCCCGCTGTTCTTCTCGGCCCGGGTGAACGAGGCGATGGACGCCTACCAGGACCGCTGA
- a CDS encoding EamA family transporter, whose product MTGGVAVRAGVVPVLAAAVLWGTVGPAQLLAGAEVDPVALGACRMLVGGLVLCALTVRPRGLRTLWGPGVRLWMPVSVAVTAIFQGAFLQAVDRTGAALATAVAFGTVPAVSGLCARVLQRERPPAGWTAGTAFAVGGIALLLLPGGDGPADPVGVLLAATAGASFGVYIVAAKRLAAAGADPVAAAPVSVLGAGLLVSPWLAAAPSGLGSPRGLVLVGWLALGTTALGYLLFTRGMTRISAATTGTLSLAEPLVAALLGVLLLDERLTGWSGAGLVLLLGGLLLVALPPRRRGGRPAEA is encoded by the coding sequence GTGACGGGTGGAGTCGCGGTACGCGCGGGAGTGGTGCCGGTCCTGGCCGCGGCGGTGCTGTGGGGGACGGTCGGGCCCGCCCAGCTGCTGGCCGGGGCCGAAGTGGACCCGGTGGCGCTCGGTGCCTGCCGGATGCTGGTCGGCGGCCTGGTGCTGTGCGCGCTGACCGTCCGCCCCCGGGGCCTGCGCACCCTGTGGGGGCCCGGTGTCCGACTGTGGATGCCGGTGAGCGTCGCGGTGACCGCGATCTTCCAGGGTGCTTTCCTGCAGGCCGTCGACCGGACGGGCGCCGCGCTGGCCACCGCGGTGGCCTTCGGCACCGTGCCCGCCGTCTCCGGCCTCTGCGCCCGCGTCCTGCAGCGGGAGCGCCCGCCGGCCGGCTGGACGGCGGGCACGGCCTTCGCCGTCGGCGGGATCGCCCTCCTGCTGCTGCCCGGCGGCGACGGGCCGGCGGATCCGGTGGGCGTCCTGCTGGCGGCGACGGCCGGAGCGAGCTTCGGGGTCTACATCGTGGCGGCGAAGCGGCTGGCGGCGGCCGGCGCGGACCCGGTGGCGGCCGCCCCGGTGAGCGTCCTGGGCGCGGGACTGCTGGTCTCGCCCTGGCTTGCGGCCGCGCCGTCCGGGCTGGGCTCGCCGCGCGGCCTGGTCCTGGTCGGCTGGCTGGCGCTCGGCACCACGGCGCTGGGCTACCTGCTGTTCACCCGCGGCATGACCCGGATCAGTGCGGCCACCACCGGCACGCTCAGCCTTGCCGAGCCCCTGGTGGCCGCCCTGCTGGGGGTGCTCCTGCTGGACGAACGGCTGACCGGCTGGTCCGGGGCAGGACTGGTACTGCTGCTGGGCGGCCTGCTGCTGGTCGCCCTCCCGCCCCGCCGGCGCGGCGGCCGGCCGGCGGAGGCCTGA
- a CDS encoding cytochrome P450, which translates to MTAPTLQDLAPAGLDLAVDPYLVYAALRDKGPVHRIRVPEAGEVWLVVARDEARTALTDPRLRNDIRHSATWSDDGGHAIGRNMLQTDAPQHTRLRSLVAREFTAGRIEALRPRIQQIADQLLDAVPEDGRTDLVGGFALPLPMTVICELLGIPAADQGDFHTWSTEIVAPSSVEAAGAAVTGMTGYLGALVEERRRAPGADLLSALAAAPSPADGSPQAAEPALSTEELLGMAFLLLVAGHETTVNLISGSVLSLLTHPDQLAALRADPDLLGGAIEETLRYDGPVGATAFRYAAERLEIGGTVIPAGDSILVSLSAAARDPRHFADPDRFDIRREPRGHLGFGHGIHHCVGAPLARVEAAVALRTLLARFPRLTLDADPADLGRRTSTMLRGLRSLPVRLRP; encoded by the coding sequence GTGACCGCTCCGACACTTCAGGACCTCGCCCCCGCCGGGCTCGACCTGGCCGTCGACCCCTACCTCGTCTACGCCGCGCTGCGGGACAAGGGGCCGGTCCACCGCATCCGGGTGCCGGAAGCCGGCGAGGTGTGGCTGGTGGTCGCCCGCGACGAGGCCCGGACCGCGCTCACCGACCCCCGGCTGCGCAACGACATCCGCCACTCGGCCACCTGGAGCGACGACGGCGGACACGCCATCGGCCGCAACATGCTGCAGACCGACGCTCCCCAGCACACCCGGCTGCGCTCGCTGGTGGCACGTGAGTTCACCGCGGGCCGGATCGAGGCGCTGAGGCCCCGGATCCAGCAGATCGCGGACCAGCTGCTCGACGCCGTCCCCGAGGACGGCCGCACCGACCTGGTCGGCGGCTTCGCCCTGCCGCTGCCGATGACCGTGATCTGCGAACTCCTCGGCATACCGGCCGCCGACCAGGGCGACTTCCACACCTGGTCGACCGAGATCGTCGCACCCTCCTCCGTCGAGGCCGCCGGCGCCGCCGTCACCGGCATGACCGGCTACCTCGGCGCCCTCGTCGAGGAACGCCGCCGCGCCCCCGGGGCCGACCTGCTGAGCGCCCTGGCTGCCGCCCCGTCGCCCGCCGACGGCTCCCCGCAGGCCGCCGAACCCGCCCTGTCGACCGAGGAACTCCTCGGCATGGCCTTCCTGTTGCTCGTCGCGGGTCACGAGACGACCGTCAACCTGATCTCCGGCAGCGTCCTCTCCCTGCTCACCCACCCCGACCAGCTCGCCGCCCTGCGGGCCGATCCGGACCTGCTCGGCGGCGCGATCGAGGAGACCCTGCGGTACGACGGACCGGTCGGCGCGACCGCCTTCCGCTACGCCGCCGAGCGCCTGGAGATCGGCGGTACCGTCATCCCGGCCGGCGACAGCATCCTGGTCTCGCTCTCCGCCGCCGCCCGCGACCCGCGGCACTTCGCCGACCCGGACCGCTTCGACATCCGCCGCGAACCCCGAGGCCACCTCGGCTTCGGCCACGGCATCCACCACTGCGTGGGCGCCCCGCTGGCCCGGGTCGAGGCCGCCGTCGCCCTGCGCACCCTGCTCGCGCGCTTCCCCCGGCTCACCCTCGACGCCGACCCCGCGGATCTCGGACGGCGGACCAGCACCATGCTGCGCGGCCTGCGGAGCCTGCCCGTCCGCCTCCGCCCCTGA